One window from the genome of Cucumis melo cultivar AY chromosome 10, USDA_Cmelo_AY_1.0, whole genome shotgun sequence encodes:
- the LOC103489215 gene encoding serotonin N-acetyltransferase 2, chloroplastic, with protein MLLPAITSAPFSSSLRLTNPISPHPRYVAVSISAQASPANSSYSVSDKDLESRGFVLHRTVSDLNLDHLNSVFAAVGFPKRDPDKIRVALENTDALLWIQYGKTQRPVAFARATGDGVFNAIIWDVVVDPSFQGLGLGKAVIERIIEDLRRKGISNIALYSEPRVLGFYRPLGFVADPDGIRGMVYSRKKKKN; from the coding sequence ATGCTACTTCCGGCCATCACCTCCGCCCCTTTTTCCTCCTCACTTCGTCTCACTAACCCCATCTCCCCCCATCCACGTTACGTCGCCGTCTCCATCTCTGCCCAAGCCTCGCCGGCGAATTCTAGCTACAGCGTCTCCGACAAGGACCTCGAATCCCGCGGCTTCGTGCTTCACCGCACCGTCTCCGACCTCAACCTCGACCACCTGAACTCGGTCTTTGCCGCCGTAGGATTCCCCAAACGCGATCCAGACAAGATCAGGGTCGCGTTGGAGAACACCGACGCCTTGCTGTGGATCCAATACGGTAAAACACAACGACCGGTGGCGTTCGCTAGGGCTACAGGCGACGGTGTGTTCAACGCGATTATATGGGATGTGGTGGTGGATCCTTCCTTCCAAGGGCTTGGTCTGGGAAAAGCCGTGATCGAGAGGATTATCGAAGACCTTCGTCGTAAAGGCATTTCCAATATCGCATTGTATTCAGAGCCTCGTGTTCTAGGGTTCTACAGACCTCTAGGGTTCGTCGCGGATCCGGATGGAATCCGTGGAATGGTGTATtcgagaaagaaaaagaaaaactaa
- the LOC127151438 gene encoding uncharacterized protein LOC127151438, which translates to MMVIGLSIQGLLDLFVAGISLAIGLAIFALIASILCSAAFLNCAKDVS; encoded by the coding sequence atGATGGTGATCGGTTTGAGCATTCAAGGCCTATTGGATTTGTTCGTGGCCGGGATTTCACTCGCCATTGGTTTGGCAATTTTCGCTCTTATTGCTTCCATCCTTTGTTCTGCTGCTTTCTTGAACTGTGCCAAGGATGTTTCCTAA